The genomic stretch GCACGGAGCCCAGAAGTCAGGGGCGAGGGGCCCAGACAGGTCCTGGGGAAGGAGGCAAAGAGGGATGGCTGCCCAATCTCGCCCTTGCAGGGCCTGGCATCCTGCCAGCTTTGCCCTCTCTGAGCTCCCCTGGGCCTGCGCCAGTCACCAGGGGGAGAAGTAGGCTTTAGTCAGGAGACATAAGTCACAGAACCATGATGTCGTCTGAGCCTCCTGCCCTCCCTCTAGAAAAGGAGGGGCTCGGCCCTGGAGGCCTCAGCTATATGTTGATGTCCCAGGATCCTTCCCAACCCTCGGCCTTCCCCAGAGCTCCCGCCTTGGCCTGGCCTCTCCTCTGTGCTGCCCCAGACTGGGTAGACCCCTCGAGAGCAGAAGCCTCTGCCCTGCCCTACTGTGGAGAGCCCAGGGCCTGCAGCTGGCCGACCTCGGGAGCCCGGGGGCCCCTGCCCAGGACCCCATCCCAGCCCTTTCTCCCTATCCTAGGGCAGACCCTCCCCTGCCCACCCTGACCCTCCCTTCTCGCCCTCATTCACCCACTACCATTCGTGTCCTGCCagttctttacttttttatgccAAGGATGCTGCTGCCAAATGACATTTACAGACAGGGTTGGAGAAGCCAAGTCTGGGGGGTCCTGAGAAGGGCCAGGAGATTGGGGGGGTTCATTTCACCCCAAAGTACACAAGGCCTTGCCCCCCATTCTAAAACACCCCTGAGGCTTCTGGGGTGGGCAGCAAGGCATGTCCCCTCCCTTCTTGTGCCCGATAGAGAGGGAACATCCATCCAGACTGAAGCGGCCCAGGGTGGATTGAGGCAGGAGGGGACCCGGGCCAGCACCAGTTCCTTGGTGTCCTGTGACTTCTGCCCCAGCACAAGTGTCCTGGGCCCAGCAGTCGGGAGGGGTCAGGGAGGGGTCAGGGAGGGTCAAGGGCCCTGGGCCCGGCAGTCAGGGTGGGGTCAGGGGCCTGAAGTGCCCAGCAGAAGGGGCCTGGGTCCTGAGCCCTGGGCCCAGCAGTCAGGGAGGGGTCAGGGGCTCGGTGTGCCCAGTTGCTGGGAGGCCCTGAGCAGACGGGCAGCCGCACTCTGAGATTCTGCCTGAAGCCGCCGGTTGTTATGTCGAAGATTCCGAACCTCTTCCTGCAGGGCTGCCTTGTCCGCCTTCTCCTAGAGGAATGGGCAGCATGGAGGGCAGCATGGAGGGCAGCTGCCGGACCTCAGGGCCCATTCCACCCTGCCGgggctgcctccctccctccctcccccctcaccttcTGCAGGTCATCCTGAAGCTTCTTCAGCATGGTCTCCAGGTGGGAGACCTTCTCAGACAAACTTCCAGAGGACGAGCTGTGGGCAAGGCGGGCACCTGAGAAGCTGGCATCAGGTGGGCAGAGCCCAGCCCAGGGgccagagagaaggcagagaagtGGCCCACCTCAGgtgcccctctcccccacctcccggGCTGCTCGGCAGCAGCCAATGAACTCCCCACACAGCTCTCAGGGGCCAAACCCCCTGGGGGGGTCACTGGGCGAGACCAGCCCGGAGTGGGGgggctccccctcccccgccacaGCCCATTAGTGAGTCTCAGCCTGGCAGGAAGAACCTGGGGCCCCGATCCTTACTCGGGCTCCGCTTTGACGGCTTCCCTGGGATCCCCGCTCTCTGGTACCTGCTGGCCTGGAAGAACATGGCGGCTTCCAAGCTGCAGGTTTATAAAAGtccttccattcccacccccgcccccctaCAGCCCACTGAGCAAGGGAAGGGGCCGCTCTGGGCCCCTCCCCTAGGCCCCTCCCCACCCTGGGCGGGGCTGGCGCCTCACCCTCCCGTGCTAGGGCCTCCAGGATGCTGTTACAGGTCGAAGCGATCTCCGAGATGGATTTCCACTCTTCTTCCAGGGGTTCGCTCCCAGCCTCAGAcaggactggggagggggaaggcaggcTGAGTGGGCCTGGCTCAGCCAGAGCCAGCTCTGCCCCCCAAACCCCCAGAAGCCGGACTTACTCTTGCTTATAGAATTCCTCAGGGAGAGGGTCCTGGGCAGGAAGGAGTCGCTCAGCTCTCTGGGCAGCGGGCCAGGGCTGTCCAGAGCCTCTTGTCCAGTGGAGGCGTCGGGGAGAACCTGAGTTAGGGGGCACGGTGAGGACTTGGgtgcactgcccccccccacccccgcagcTGGTTCCCAGGAGGACGCCCTGGGGTGCTGTGAGATCTCAGCAGCTCTTACCTGGTCCAATGTCCCGTCCCCAGCCTGAGTGGGATGGGGGGGCTTGGGGGTAGCGGCCAAGAGGAGGTCTGGGGTGGCATCCGGCAGGACTGGGACCCCATCGGACAGGGAGCTGGGGGGCAACAAGGAAAGGTGAGTGAGTGAGGGGGGGCCGCCAGGAGAGACCACCATTTGGACCCTGCATGGGGCGGGGGGCATTGAGAGGGTGCTGGAGGCCACTCAGGGGGGCTCATGGAGCAGCAGATTCTGACCTTTGGGGCGACTGATCGCTCTGACTGTGCAGGAACTCGGTCCTCTCTTCAGTGAGGCCTGGCGGGGGGCCCAGGGCAGCAGAGCCACCCTCCAAGCACAGCGAATGCAGCATCTGAGCTGTGGACCGGTGTAGATCCACCCCTGGGGACCCCTCAGGCCCCGGCCCTTGGATCCCCCGCCGGCTGGGCTCCTGCAGGGACATCTCATAGAGCTCAGAAAAACTCCtgttgggagaagggggagaggaaggagacgCAAGGTGCTGTgcacagatagggaaactgagggcaGGCGGCCATCTCCCTCTATCCCTTAGCGCCACCTAGGCCAGAGGCCTGACCTGGAGGCTGGGATTCCCTtcggcccccctcccccaccacccagGCACTCATGAAGGGTTCCCACAGAGCCTTGTCCTCCGCTGGGCATAAGCTAGCCCACGGCGGGGGCCGCCCTCCCCAAGAGGCCTCCGATCCTGGGGGCCCTACGGTGCTGACCTTCGGGGCCGACCGCTCTCGTCGGGAAGCAGGACCGTGACACAGACCTTGGGGGCTGAGCGCAACAGGGCGGCGGCAGCCCCCGGTGCCAGACGGGGAAGGGGGCGGCCGCAGACCCGCAAGAGTCGAGCCCCAGGCCTCAGCCCGGCAGTCTCTGCAAACGTGAAGCGTTCCACGTGGTTCACGAAGCCCTCCGCATCAGCCTCAAAGCCCAACCGGCCCTGGCCATCGCGGGGAAGGGCCAGCTCCCGGGTCTCACAGCCTCGGCTCACCAGCTGCAAGGGAGGCAGCTCTCAGAGCCCGTGGCCCCAGGCTTGGGAGCAAGTCTAGCCTCGGGAAGACTGAAGGAGAGGGTGGCTTTCCGGCTCCCACTTCAGGGGGTGGGATAGTTGGCTTTGCTCAGCCCCACCCCATGTCCCTAGCCCAGCCCCCACACGGCCCCTCGTCCATCCCCAGCCTCACCTGCAGCCTAGCTACGATCTCGCCTACAGCCTCACCGGGGTCACCGCCCACCCGCAAGGTCAGCGCCTCCCCCCGGCCATGGTACAGGTCCAGCTGATGGTCGGAGAAGGTCCAGGCCAGTATGTCTCGGCAGGAGCAGTTGAAGATGACCCGGCCATCCCGGGGAGCCACCAGCACCAGTGTCTCGGCCGAGATGCCCAGCAGGCAGGGCACTTCGGCTGCCCCATCCTCACCGCCTGGCGCAGCCCGCACCCCCCACACCAGGGCCCCCTGAGCCTGCAGCTCGCCGCCCGGGCCCCGGGGCCGCTCCCGCCTGCGACCCCCCAAGGAGGGCAGGCCAAAGCGGGAGGCCGAGTCCAGCGAGGTTGTGGTCACCTCGTTGGTGGCCAGCTCCAGAAGATAGTCCCTCCGCGTGCGTGTGGCCATGGCGTGGAACTTGCGGGCCCGGCTGGCGGCCtgctcaccattgagagctttgGCCAACAGCAAGGCCCGGAAGGCCTCGGAGGCTGGGAAGGGCCCCCCGccaggggggagggcagggccgAAGGCTGGCGTGTCCTGGGTCCTGCTCACCGCCAGGCTGTCAGGGGAAGAAGGAGGTGGGCATCAGCAACTCCAGGGTAGGGGCTCAGAATCCTTGATGTGGCACTGGAAGGTGCCTCCATCacgatggggtgggggtggggttctgGGATCCCCCCAAAGCACAGACCTGTAGGAGGTGTGGGGGgtgcagggggcatgggcccggACCACCAGGAAGACGTGCTGGAAATGAGATCGGATGGTGCTGGGGCAGAAGGGCCGGGCCCCGGGCTCCTGGAAGATGATGGTCACAATGTCATTGCCGATGTGTCGTTTCCgaaggagctgaggaaagaggtGAGAGATGAAGGATGGCTCAGGACCCAGGAGaccccctcacccccaaacaGGATCATCACAGAGCGAGAGCCGGAAGGGACCATAGGACAGCCGGTCCAACCTCCCTTTTTAtggctggggaaactgaggcccacagttACACAGACTGTGTCCGGACCCCCGGTGCCTCGGTCCAAGCCCATCCTGAAGGACGGAGAGAGGGTAAGCAAAAATCCAGGCCAGGAGCCCAGCCCTGACATGATGCCAGCCAGCCCACCCACACCTGCTGCTGGTTGTTGGGGGTGTACGGCAACATGGTGGAGACGTGGAACATGATCTCGTGGTCTTGGTAGGTGGTGTAGACGGAGTGTGTCCCAGTGGAGTCCGCTGTGgccaaggaaaggaagggaggggaagctcAGGGTCTGAAGGTCATGGGAGAGAAGAGCCAGACAGCTCCGGCCAGGGCTCCGAGGGAGCTGTCCAGCCCTGCTCCGCCCCCACTTCCTCCAGCCCCATCTGCCTGTCCTAGGGCTGTTCTTTGGGGCAGCCGTGCTGCTCCCCCTGGACACTCCACACTGCAGTGGCCTTCCTCCCACCtggagggacacacacacacacacacacacacacacacacacacacacacgagggaGGACAGAATGCGAGGGATCATGGCCAGAGTGAGGCTGGGCCATCAAAAGTAactggataggggcagctaggtggcgcagtggatagagcaccggccctggagtcaggagtacctgagttcaagtacgtCCTCAGACggttgacacttatagctgtgtgaccctgggcaagtcacttaaccccaattgcctcacacatgtAACTGGGTAGATGATATGCAAAGGAGCCACaaatcactcccctccccccttcattCAGGCTTTGGAAATAGGGCACAGGGTCATCAGGTCTCCttttacaaagggggaaactgaggcccagagagaagaagggaggtcagcaggtcccacagctagtgggTGCATGATTCCCACACTGGCTCTCTCCCATGGGGAGAAGAGACTGTCCCTGCATCTGGTCACCAGCACCCTGGGAATGGGCAGGTCCCCCCTAGATCCAAGCTCTAGTATTCCAGCCTGCAGGCCCAAAGATGGATCTCTAAAGGAGAAGTTTCAGGCACATGCTGCCGGGGAAAGATTGGGGAGCCTTCCCCCATACCCCAAAAGTCTGGCTATGGCCCCGCAGCCACctgtgcccccccaccccagcagcgAGCTCCCACTAACATGGCCAGCAAGTGGCCATCCAGTGAGGTCCCCTGCCCACACTGGAGGAGCCTCAGCCCTGGCCTGCGGCTGACCTCGGGACCAAGCAGAGCTGACCGGCGCCCTCCTCCACAGGCCTGCCCTGCACACCCCTGACCCCTCGTCCCCTCCAGCCAGCTCTCCCTGGGCACAGCCTCGGGGCCTTTCATCCTTCCTGTCGTCAGCCTCCGGGCGATCTGAGGCTACCAATGCAGAGATCTCGGGGTGGGGGGGCCAGGCTGGGAGAGGGCGACCCTCAGGAAgagcccttctctcctctctctgcccgctctctccctttctcccccttccccctccctcttctctccctccccccgactcctttccctttctctctccctcactcctctgccctcttctctcctctctccctccccttcccctctctctcctgtctGTCTGCCTCCACTTCCCCATCACGCACCTGCTTCTCTACCCCAAGACTGGCCCTGCTCCTTGGAAGGCTATTAGGGATCTCCCCATGGCCAGCCCGGCTAGGCCCTCCTCAAACTCGCCGCCCTGCCTGGCTCCCCTCCTCCTGCGGACCTCTCCTCAGGCCCTTCTCCCACATCCCCACCCATCCCCTGCCCCCAAGCACTGCTCACAGCCTCTGCTGGTCTTGgaccctctccctctctgcctggACCTCCCCCCTGGCGATCCCATTCCCTCCCGCGGGTCCAGCGATCGTCCCTCCTGAGGCACCAGCTGCCTGCTGCCCCCTTTCACTGGGAGGCCCCCATGGCCCCGATGCACCCAGCCAGTGTCTTCACCTGAGACGCCCTCCCCATTTCCACCGAGGGCTGGCACGGTCCTCTGTTCTTCGGTCACTCACACTCACAGCCTAAGTCATCCTCACCCACTTCTTCCTGCTCCCTTCATGCGCCCCCCGGCATCCCATCAGGTGCCAACATCTACACTCACCCTCACTTTCACCTGCGCGAACACAGGCGCATACTCCATCACCTGGGCCTGGGCGCTTGCTCTACCCTCCCGAGCCCCGCCCCCCACCTTCCTCAAAGCTGCCAAGAGAACCTGAGGCTCTCCTCTGAGGGTGGTGCTCCTTCCAGGTGCCTTCCCAGGCTTGGGGGGGCCCCCACCCTGCATCTTCCTCTGGGGCTTACTCTCAcctctcttccctcactccctgAATCGGACCAGTCATCTCTGGCCAGGCGCCCCCCTCCCCGTCTTCCTGCCTGCCCAGGCTCAGTTCTCCCCTCCTCCAGGGTCCCCAGATACATAGAGGGCCACAGGAGGCACCTTAGAGGCAAAGGGGCCCATCCTGGGTCTGACCCAGCCTGACTGTGGGACTCTCAGTGAGCcacctgagtctcagttttctcacctgtaaaatggtgataataacagcacttcccACCCAggggtgaggatcaaatgataattgtttgtgaagcacttagctcacagtgcctggcacatagtaggtgcttaataaatgcaggcttcctccttcctctagatttttattatattctggCCACCACTTGAGCCAGACTCGTGGTTTCCTTAGCAGAGTAGACTTCCAGCATGGAAAGTCCTTGCACTGCTAGGGAGCAGCAGCCCTTCTCTGGGACTGGGGGCACCAGGCGGTTTAGGTCTGGCCCATGGACCCACAGTGGGGAGCCAGCAAACATCCTCTAGAGCCAGATGTGAGGAGCACAGGCTGTGGTGCCTgggcctgagttctaatcctgttcTGGTGTTTATTCCctggatgaccttgggtaagtcacttgcgCTGCCTGGGATTCAGCTTCTGGTAAAATTGAGGGGGCTGAGACCTCATCAGATAGGGAATGTATCACTCCACTGCCCACCCTGACGCCAACTCTGTGTGTGCTGACACCCAGCATTCCAGGCACCCTATGGAGCTCCCCAGAGGTGGCCCTGAGTGTTTTACCACGGGCAGAGGTGAGTCGTGCCCCGGCTCGGGGCAGCTGGGACACCTCTTGACTGGCTGAGGCTGGCAAGGGCCCAGGAGGCTGCCCTCGGGGGTAAGGAGACCTCAGGGGCCCAGAGGGGCCAGGGCCACCAAGTCCAGCACTGGACAGCTTTCTCTTACTTCTCCTTCTAAAGACCTTTCCTGTgcatctggaagggacctcaaagggcaTCCAATCGAGGGGAGGCTCTTGGCTACTTCATGCCacctgccccgcccctccccccccccccccccgcccagggcCTGCCCGGCCGAGGGGCACTCACTCTTGATGTCCAGCTGGGCCCGGTAATGCTCAAAGCCTTTGAGCCTCACGACATCCCCCAAGAGTCTGAGGAACTGGCTGAAGGCTGGTCCAGCCTCTTCATTATTGTACATCTCCTCCTCCGAGGCCTGGCCAGCCCGGCAGTAGAGCACTCCCACCTTGCGCTGGAGActtagctgggggagggggacagaggcTCACAGGAGCTGCCTTCCTCAGGGCTTCTGGGCCCCCTCCCCACCTGTCGGTCTGAGGGTATCCCTTGCGGCAAAGACCATGTCCAGAGGGCAACACCACAGGGGACATCCGGTGCCCCCTCCTCCTCTTACGATGAGCCCGCtggag from Dromiciops gliroides isolate mDroGli1 chromosome 6, mDroGli1.pri, whole genome shotgun sequence encodes the following:
- the SIPA1 gene encoding signal-induced proliferation-associated protein 1; its protein translation is MWPGRPESPRRGLALTMQSDDLFVRRLRQPARPALTPHTFEPRGSTGAGGPLLRSGSDAGEARPPPTASPRARAHSNEEGGRGVTPTRLFADPLALLGLPPEGEPPPEFPPVPDPRWFAHYDVQSLLFDWGAGARDQLPETPPTPGPIQASGSALLLEAPGFVSEVGGEGELGLGGLLPPALPPTLPNAAISILEEPQNRSEPHSLEHTDAGAGYYRKYFYGKEHQNFFGIDETLGPVAVSIRREEKEGGGSASPQHSYRLIIRTTQLRTLRGSISEEVLPPGPPRGLSPKKLLEHVAPRLSPTCLRLGSASPKVPRTLLTLDEQELSLQRKVGVLYCRAGQASEEEMYNNEEAGPAFSQFLRLLGDVVRLKGFEHYRAQLDIKTDSTGTHSVYTTYQDHEIMFHVSTMLPYTPNNQQQLLRKRHIGNDIVTIIFQEPGARPFCPSTIRSHFQHVFLVVRAHAPCTPHTSYSLAVSRTQDTPAFGPALPPGGGPFPASEAFRALLLAKALNGEQAASRARKFHAMATRTRRDYLLELATNEVTTTSLDSASRFGLPSLGGRRRERPRGPGGELQAQGALVWGVRAAPGGEDGAAEVPCLLGISAETLVLVAPRDGRVIFNCSCRDILAWTFSDHQLDLYHGRGEALTLRVGGDPGEAVGEIVARLQLVSRGCETRELALPRDGQGRLGFEADAEGFVNHVERFTFAETAGLRPGARLLRVCGRPLPRLAPGAAAALLRSAPKVCVTVLLPDESGRPRRSFSELYEMSLQEPSRRGIQGPGPEGSPGVDLHRSTAQMLHSLCLEGGSAALGPPPGLTEERTEFLHSQSDQSPQSSLSDGVPVLPDATPDLLLAATPKPPHPTQAGDGTLDQVLPDASTGQEALDSPGPLPRELSDSFLPRTLSLRNSISKILSEAGSEPLEEEWKSISEIASTCNSILEALAREGQQVPESGDPREAVKAEPDSSSGSLSEKVSHLETMLKKLQDDLQKEKADKAALQEEVRNLRHNNRRLQAESQSAAARLLRASQQLGTPSP